From a region of the Macadamia integrifolia cultivar HAES 741 unplaced genomic scaffold, SCU_Mint_v3 scaffold2552, whole genome shotgun sequence genome:
- the LOC122066741 gene encoding protein ALP1-like, which produces MDSDDEYDEYYQRRKKVIIFAATAVVIAVEEYKKLFLCKQPYRNETQRGSVETQRIIGHTNKTCRNMIRMSRKAFFNLCQVMRAKGLLYDTINVQVEEQVVIFLYAICHNVKNRVLLHLFGHSGETISRYFNGVLGAVLKLYPALLKPPSTITHERISSNHRSFYPYFKDCIGAIDGLHIPAWVPIAQHRTFLDRKENISQNILSICDFDMKFTYILSGWEGSASDSRILDDAIHREGEAKLPIPRGKFYLVDEGFANQKGFLRPYRNVRYHLKEWRNSNVSPADKKELFNLHHSRLRNIIERAFGLVQEEEEWLEQENAVTSENTNEEAEDNEEDSDEDSDVVDEDDNFDQDQFREEMADYMWND; this is translated from the exons atggatagtgatgatgaatatGACGAGTATTATCAGAGGCGCAAGAAAGTAATAATATTTGCGGCTACTGCAGTTGTTATAGCAGTGGAAGAGTATAAGAAACTATTTCTATGTAAACAACCTTATCGTAATGAGACTCAACGTGGCTCCGTTGAGACACAACGAATCATTGGACATACTAACAAGACATGTCGAAACATGATAAGAATGAGTCGAAAGGCGTTCTTTAACCTATGTCAAGTGATGCGTGCCAAGGGTCTTCTGTATGATACAATTAACGTTCAAGTGGAGGAACaagttgttatttttttatatgcaaTCTGTCATAATGTTAAGAACCGCGTCCTCTTACATTTGTTTGGGCATTCAGGTGAAACTATCAGTCGGTATTTCAATGGTGTTTTGGGAGCAGTTCTCAAACTGTACCCGGCATTGTTGAAGCCTCCAAGTACCATAACACATGAGCGAATATCAAGTAACCATAGGAGCTTTTACCCTTACTTCAAGGATTGCATTGGAGCCATAGATGGATTGCATATCCCTGCATGGGTACCAATTGCTCAACATCGAACATTTCTCGATAGGAAGGAAAATATATCGCAAAATATCCTATCAATatgtgattttgatatgaagttCACATATATACTTTCTGGTTGGGAAGGATCAGCATCTGATTCACGAATATTAGATGATGCCATTCACAGAGAAGGTGAGGCAAAGCTACCAATTCCTAGAGGTAAATTCTATCTTGTAGATGAAGGGTTTGCAAACCAGAAGGGGTTCTTAAGACCCTACCGTAACGTTCGATACCACTTGAAAGAGTGGAGAAATTCGAATGTTTCACCTGCCGACAAGAAAGAATTGTTCAACTTGCATCATTCAAGATTAcgtaacataattgagcgggctTTTGGACT TgttcaagaagaagaggaatggcTTGAACAGGAGAATGCAGTTACAAGTGAGAATACtaatgaagaagcagaagacaatGAAGAAGATAGTGATGAGGATTCTGACGTTGTTGATGAAGATGATAATTTTGATCAAGATCAATTCCGAGAGGAGATGGctgattatatgtggaatgaTTAG